TGGCCGCCGCTTATCCGGAGCTGAACGGAACTGAGCGGGAGGAGCAGTTCTCCGGAACGGCTGCTTATATTCTGCTTACGCGGCAGCCACAGCAGGAGATTATAGCCAGCCTGAAGCAGATTTCACAGATCGGGAGAACGCAGGTAGACCCTTTTACGATACCGGAATTGGACCCTTCTGCAGCAGAACAGGCGGACAGCCGGAACAGTGTTCATGTCGCCCAGACTGTCCGGGTGGATGTAGAGCGTCTGGAGGGGCTGCTGAATCTGGTGGGGGAGCTGATTATCGACAATACCCGGCTGCACAGTGTACGAACCAGATTGAACGAGCAGCTCAAGGGCAACAGTGACATTCATCTGCTGAATGATATCGCCGGGCACCTGAATATGGTCATCAGCGATCTTCAGGAGGGGATGATGAAGACCCGGATGCTGCCCATTGAGCATCTGTTCGGGCGGTTCCCCCGGATGATCCGGGATTTGGGACAGCGCTCCGGCAAAGAAATTGATTTCATTATCGAAGGTAAAGAAACGGAGCTGGACCGCAGTCTGATTGAGGAAATCAGCGACCCGCTGATCCATATTCTGCGCAACTCCGTGGATCATGGGCTGGAGCTGCCGGAGGAACGCGCTGCCCTGGGCAAGCCGCGTAAAGGGACAATTGTTCTCCGTGCCAGCCACCAGGGGAATATGATTGTCATTACAATCTCTGACGACGGCAGAGGAATTGATACCGGTAAGGTCAAGGAAACAGCCGTGCGAAAAGGATTCGTAACCGCCGAGGAGGCCGGGCGCATGACGGACAAGGAGCTGGTCATGCTGATTTTCCGCTCCGGCATCTCTACAGCCCGTAAGGTCACTGATTTATCCGGCCGGGGGGTGGGGATGGACATTGTCAAAGCCCATATCGAGAAATTAAATGGAGTGATCGATATTGAGACGGTTCCCGGCCAGGGTAGCGTGTTCACGATCAAGCTTCCGCTAACCCTTGCCATCATCCGGTCTCTGCTGGTGAAGCTGGGGGCAAGCACATTTGCGGTTCCGTTAATTAATGTGATTGAGATTTTCAGGATGGCGGCAGCGGATATTGTGACCATTCAGGGACAGGAGGTCTGCACCTTCCGCGATCAGGTGCTTCCGCTGCTCCGGCTGCATCCGCTGCTGCAAATTGAGGAAGGCGAGGGCGAGAGCCAGGCGGACGGGCGTCTGTTCGCAGTCATTGTCGGCTATGCGGACAAGCGGGTCTGTCTGGTGGTGGATCAGACGATCGGCAATCAGGAGATTGTGATCAAATCGCTGGGCAGCTACATTGGCAATGTTCCCTATATTGCCGGTTCCACCATTCTGGGGGACGGCCAGGTGGCGCACATCCTGGATATAGGCTCGATCGTACGTGAATCCGGCTCTGCCGGTGAAGCCGGGCGGCAAGAGAAGTCCGGCACGGATGGCAGTCAGGACCCTGGAAGTGAGAAGTATATCACTTTCAAGCTGGACAATCTGGACTTCGGCATTCCCATCCGCCAGATGAAGGAGATTGTACCCGTACCGGAGATTCATCCGCTGGTCTCCGCACCGGAACATGTCCTGGGAATGATTAATCTGCGGGGACTGCTGTTCCCTGTCTATGATATCCGGCCCAAGCTGGAGATGGGCTGCGGTGAGCAGACGGACGCTTCCCGGATTCTGATCTGTGAGGTGTCCGGACAGGAGGCCGGCATATGGGTGGACCGGGTGTCAGCGGTGCAGCTGCTGGCATGGGAGCATATGGATGAAGCGCCGGAGCATATCCTGCGGAACGCCGGGGTACTGGATGCCGTCTATAAAGACAATCACCAGTTTATTCATCTGCTCAATCTGGAGCATCTGCTCGATCTGGACGCCTGCCGGACTACCGGTCCCGGATTACATGACCCAGCCCCGGTGTGATCTCGCTGAATCCGGCCATGTGGCGGGACTGGCAGGGAATCGGCCGTGTGCTGGCCGCCATGACGATATTGCGCAGATCGGCGGTACCTTCAGCCGGCAGGGCGAAGGTGCGGGTATACGGATAGATCTCACGGAGTGTGGTGTGGATGGCGCTGATCAGGCGGTCCTGGCCGCTGCGGCCCATCAGGTTCATGATTAACGTTCCGTGCGTATTCAGCTTGGCCCGGGTCAGCCCGAAGAATTCAAGGGAGGTGAACTGCGGCGGTGTTCCGGCGGCAGTGAAGGCATCGAGCAGCACATAATCATAGCTGCGGTCCGGCTCCGCCGCAAGCAGGCTCCGGCCGTCTCCAAGCAGCACATTGTCTCCTGCATAGCCGAAGCGGGTTCTGCTGAGTTCAACCACCCTCGGGTTGATCTCGGCCACCCTGAAGCGCTTGTCGGAATAATAACTGGCAAGCGTACCAATGCCGTGCCCGATCAGGAACACATCCTCGAAGTACGGATTGCCTGCCTCCATCAGATGAATCATCGCCCGCAGATACTCGAAGACCACCCGGCGCGGATGGTTCAGGTCCAGTACGCCCTGCACGGCCTCCCCCGAGAATTGCAGCACCCGGAACCGCCCGTTCTCGCCGTATAGCTCGGTTGTCTCGTAGACCTCGATGTCCTGCGGGGAACGGGAGGGTTGGGATGATGATTGCAAGCGGATCAGTCTCCTTTAGCAGATGGGATTCGTTATAACCTACATAGTAACATAATGAAGCCGCAGGAAGGCTATCCTGCGGCTTGTTATGGGTTCTCTGCGGTTGCGGAAATGTGCTAATGCACAAGGCTCTCCAATTCCGGCTGCAGCTTGTTCCGCAGAGCATACAGCATGGCGGCACCGACCAGGAAAGCGGCGGCATCGGCGATGACCAGCGACCAGACCACACCATGGAAGCCGTGTGTTTTGTTGGCGATAAACAGTACAGGGATCAGCGTGATCCCTTGAATGATCGACATCACCAGAGCCGGCGTCCCTTGCCCGGTAGCCTGGAAGATCCCCGTGAACAGGGTGGTCAGCCCGGTAATGAACAGGGACAGGAAGGTGACATGCAGAATGTAGCTGCCCATCTCAATCAATTGCGGATCATTGGTGAACAGGCCGATGAGGTGGTCAGAGATCAGATAGACGGCGATGCCGAAGATGGCGGCCAGGACGGCGATGGATTTTACCGTAAAGGAGACGGTCTGCTTCATGCGTATACGGTCAGCCGTGTAGGAGAAGGCAATCAGCGGTACGACCCCCTCGCACAGGCCCATCAGAATGAACTCAGGGAACTGCAGCAGGCGGGAGGATATGCCGTAGGCCGCTACAGCCGGATCACCGTATTCGACCAGGAAATGGTTCAACACCAGGGACATAGCACCCAGAAAGACGCTCATGATAAAGACGGGTACGCCGATTTTGAAGACATTGGACAGGATGGTCTTGCTCATCTTGAACCAGCGGGGAGAGAAGGTCAGGAATTTGCTTTTGTATTTAATGTGGAAGGCATAATACCCGCTCGCGACGATGTTGGAGACCACCGTGGCCGCGGCCACGCCGATGACACCCCAGTGGAGGACGAAGATAACCAGCGCATCCAGCAGAATGTTGACCACAACGCTTAGGATCATGCCGACCATAGAGGTCATCGCGGACCCTTCAGAGCGCACGATATTCTCCAGGGTGAAGAACAGGACGACGAACGGTGAGCCGATCAGCATAACCATGACATAATCCTTCGTGAAGCCATAGGAATCCGGCGTGGCCCCTAGTCCGTGAACGATGGGAGAGAGCAGCGGCAGGCCTGCGGCAATGACGAGAAGCCCAAGCATCAGACTGCTGTAAAAAGCGAACGAGGACACATGCTTGACCTCATCATATTTGGTCTCCCCGAGCAGCCGCGAGATGAACGTGCCGCTGCCGATGCCGATCAGGTTGCCCAGCGCCATAATGACTGCGAATAGCGGCAGGGTCAAGGCGAGTGCAGTCAGCATGGCCGTATTGTGAAGCGTGCCCAGGAAATAGGCATTTAGAATCGAATAGATCACGCTCATGGAGGTGCCGAGCATCATCGGGACCGCGAAGTGGGCGACAGCTTTGCCTATGGGGGCCTTCTCAAAATAGTGGAGGTTCTCTGCGTCCATTGTGTATCACTTCTTTCTTAGGTTTTGGCTAATCTAACACCGTTAGATTGAACCTTACAGTGTTAGATGATATCATCAAGTAAAGCATCTGTAAAGCACAATCTTACACTGTTAGATAAAGGGATGAATTAGTCGATGAAAAAGCAGCCTCAAATCTCAGAGGAACGGATTCTTGCCGCCTCCTGGGAGCTTCTCGGCGAGGAAGGACTGGAGAAGTTCAGCCTGCGCCGCCTGGCGGACCGGTTACAGATTCAGGCCCCTTCGCTCTACTGGTATTTCAAAAGCAAGCAGGCTCTGTACCAGCGGCTGGCAGGTGATGTCTCCAGGGTTATTCTGGAGGAGTTCCGCCAGGAGGGCGGATGGAAGGAGCAGCTGACAGAGCTTGCTGCAACGGTGCGGAATGTGCTCGGGCGTTATCCCTGCTCAACGCAGCTCATGATGATGACGCTGCCCCACGAGCCGGAGATCATCCGGTTCACCAACCGGATGCTGCTATGCGTAGAGTCCACACCGCTGGATCAGGCGGAGAAGATGCAGGTGGTAACCACACTTGTGAATTATGTCTACTTCTTCGTGCTGGACGATTATCAGCATGAGCGCAATATAGCCACGATGCTCAAGGAGGGGACTGGGCTGCCAGGGGATGAGATGCTTCATCTCATGGACACTATGCACGAACAGGATGTCGGTCTGTTCCGCAGAATGTACACAACCGGATTGTTCAAGCTGATGGGAAGCGATACAGCATTCGAGTTTGGCTTGAAGGTAATTCTGCTCGGCATAGAGCAGGTGATTAAGGAGCATGAGCAGCAGTAGGCTGTGCGGGGAACGCTTATCCGGTTGCGGGTAGGCGTTTTTTTCTAACTTTTAAGCTAACAATAATAACTTTCCGGTGATTTATAGGTGCTAATATAACAATAAAAGCTGATATGAGCAAAAGAAGAGGATTATAAAATAATTTATTGATAACAATTACATAACAAAATATAATGAGAGAAGCATTTGAAAGCGTATAACAACACTTGGGAGGGTGCTATGAAGCAATTACAAATCAGCTTGACGGACTGGGTATTCAGGGCCTGCGGGGAAGAAGCGTGGCTGCCGGCAACCGTGCCGGGAACGGTGCATACGGACCTGCTGCGGAACGGGCGGATCGAACAGCCTTTCTATGGGACGAATGAGCATGACCTGCAATGGATTGACAAAAAAGACTGGGAGTACAAAACGGTTATTCATCTGGAGGAGGCTTGGCAGGCGCTGGCGGTTACGGAGCTGAGCTTCGCCGGGCTGGATACCTATGCTGACGTATATGTGAACGAGGTGCATGTCCTGTCCGCAGACAATATGTTCCGCGCCTGGACGGTGAACATGAAGGGGCTGCTGCAGGCGGGCCGGAATGAGATCCGTATTGTATTCCGCTCGGTCGTAACAGAGGATCTGCCGAAGCTGGAAGCGCTGGGGTATGCGCTGCCGGCACCGAATGACCAGTCCGAGCTTGGCGGGCTTCAGGAGCAGCGGATCAGTGTATTCGCCCGCAAAGCGCCGTATCACTACGGCTGGGATTGGGGCCCGAGATTCCTGACAAGCGGCATTTGGCGCGAAGCTGTGCTGACAGGCCGGGACGCTGCGGAGATTAAGGATCTGTATATCCGCCAGAATAAGGTGAACGGGCAGGAGGCCCGGCTGACTGCCTTGGTGGAGGTCGATGCTCCGCAGGCCTGGAGCGGAATGCTGCGGGTGAGTGCGGGAGGTCAGGAATGGACGAAGGCGGCCGCGCTGGTTCCGGGCCTGCAGACGCTTGAGCTTGAGCTGGTTATTGACCAGCCGCGCCTGTGGTGGTGCAACGGCCTCGGAGCACCTGAGCTGTACACCTTCCGTGCGGAGCTGCTTCAGGAAGCGGAGACTGTAAGTGTATCGGAGGCAACAACCGGGCTTAGGGAGATTAAGCTGGTGCGGAAGCCGGATGCGCGGGGGACTTCGTTTTATTTTGAGCTGAACGGGGTGCCGGTCTTCGCCAAGGGGGCGAATCATATTCCGAATGACAGCTTCATCACGGAGGTGACGGAGGAGCGCTACCGCCATGAGATTGCCACGGCCGTGGAATCCCACATGAATATGCTGCGGGTGTGGGGCGGAGGCTTCTATGAAGAAGAGGTGTTCTACCGGCTGTGTGACGAGTATGGGCTGCTGGTCTGGCAGGACTTCATGTTCGCTTGCAGCATGTACCCGGGAGATGAGCTGTTCCTGGATAATGTCCGCGCAGAAGCGGAGTATAATGTGCGCCGTCTGCGGAATCACCCCTGCATTGTGCTCTGGTGCGGGAATAATGAGATTGACTCGGCCTGGTCGGAATATGAGGAACATATGGGCTGGGGCTGGAAGGAACACTATAGCGCTGAGATCCGGGTGACGTTATGGCGTGCTTACGAAGAGATCTTCCACCGGATTCTGCCGGAAGCCGTAGCCGCGAATCATCCCGGCATCGATTACTGGCCGTCCTCACCGCTGCGCGAGCTTACTGGCGGTCAAGACCAGCATGCTACGCGAATTATGGGCGACGGTGATATCCACTACTGGGGTGTCTGGCACGCCAAGGAGCCGTTCGAGAACTATAACGTCAAGGTCGGCCGCTTCATGAGCGAATACGGCTTCCAGTCCTTCCCGGAGCTGAAGTCGGTGCTCAGCTATGCGGAGGAAAAGGATCTGGCGCTGGAATCCAAGGTCATGCTGGCCCATCAGAAGAACGGACAGGGCAACCGGCTGATCAAGGAGTACATGGATATGTACCTGCCGCAGCCGAAGGACTTCCGGGGCTTCCTGTACATGAGCCACGTGCTTCAGGCCGAGGGTATCCGAATGGCCATTGAGAGCCACCGCCGGAGCAAGCCTTATTGCATGGGCACGCTGTACTGGCAGATGAATGACTGCTGGCCGGTCGCTTCCTGGGCCGGAATGGATTATTACGGGCGCTGGAAGGCGCTGCAATATACGGTGCGCCGGAGCTTCAAGGAGGTAATTCTGTCTGTAGACAGCACGGACGGGGAGACGGTCAAGGTGTACGGGGTGTCTGACCGGCGGGAGGCTTTGGATGCCGAGCTGGTGCTGCGGCTGCATGACATCAGCGGCGCGCTGCTGCGGGAATGGTCACAGCCGGTCACCCTGGCTGCCGATTCGTCAGCCGTCATCTTCACGCTGCCGGCGGCTGAGCTGCTGGAGGGCTGTGAGCCGGCCAGTGTGCTGCTGATAGCTTCGCTGCTTGAGGGAGGGAAGGTGCTGGAGCAGGGTCCGCAGACAAGGAAAGTGCTGGAGCGCAAGGAGCATTACTTCGCCGCCGCGAAGGATATTCCGCTGAGCCAGCCGGTCATTACGGTGACCGGGGTGGCGGGCAGCGGAGGCACAAGCTTCACGCTGAGCAGCGATGTGCTGGCGCGGGGCGTGCACCTGACCGCAGAAGAAGAGGGCATCTTCTCCGACAACTTCTTCGACCTGCTGCCCGGCGAGCCGAAGACGGTGGAGTTCTTGCTTCGGG
This region of Paenibacillus sp. FSL K6-1096 genomic DNA includes:
- a CDS encoding glycoside hydrolase family 2 protein, with the protein product MKQLQISLTDWVFRACGEEAWLPATVPGTVHTDLLRNGRIEQPFYGTNEHDLQWIDKKDWEYKTVIHLEEAWQALAVTELSFAGLDTYADVYVNEVHVLSADNMFRAWTVNMKGLLQAGRNEIRIVFRSVVTEDLPKLEALGYALPAPNDQSELGGLQEQRISVFARKAPYHYGWDWGPRFLTSGIWREAVLTGRDAAEIKDLYIRQNKVNGQEARLTALVEVDAPQAWSGMLRVSAGGQEWTKAAALVPGLQTLELELVIDQPRLWWCNGLGAPELYTFRAELLQEAETVSVSEATTGLREIKLVRKPDARGTSFYFELNGVPVFAKGANHIPNDSFITEVTEERYRHEIATAVESHMNMLRVWGGGFYEEEVFYRLCDEYGLLVWQDFMFACSMYPGDELFLDNVRAEAEYNVRRLRNHPCIVLWCGNNEIDSAWSEYEEHMGWGWKEHYSAEIRVTLWRAYEEIFHRILPEAVAANHPGIDYWPSSPLRELTGGQDQHATRIMGDGDIHYWGVWHAKEPFENYNVKVGRFMSEYGFQSFPELKSVLSYAEEKDLALESKVMLAHQKNGQGNRLIKEYMDMYLPQPKDFRGFLYMSHVLQAEGIRMAIESHRRSKPYCMGTLYWQMNDCWPVASWAGMDYYGRWKALQYTVRRSFKEVILSVDSTDGETVKVYGVSDRREALDAELVLRLHDISGALLREWSQPVTLAADSSAVIFTLPAAELLEGCEPASVLLIASLLEGGKVLEQGPQTRKVLERKEHYFAAAKDIPLSQPVITVTGVAGSGGTSFTLSSDVLARGVHLTAEEEGIFSDNFFDLLPGEPKTVEFLLRAGGGGAGAAFIPAAPTGLVIRSMADYI
- a CDS encoding chemotaxis protein CheW, giving the protein MKEFQNLTYLGAFLDEMEEQLQYLDEALLVLESKGYQNDIIQRIFRAAHTLKGSSAVMGFKQLNRLTHQMESVLELLRDRQLEVSSALLNTFFDCVDFIKQLREAILNGVLEEGDTSALLQRLKEVRRSAAAAPAAPGAASALPVPAEVELPPEAAEPAWSRVLDADIKERIKASVDRGLSAVAVQVQLADGEQMKVVRAKLVETKLQELGEVAAAYPELNGTEREEQFSGTAAYILLTRQPQQEIIASLKQISQIGRTQVDPFTIPELDPSAAEQADSRNSVHVAQTVRVDVERLEGLLNLVGELIIDNTRLHSVRTRLNEQLKGNSDIHLLNDIAGHLNMVISDLQEGMMKTRMLPIEHLFGRFPRMIRDLGQRSGKEIDFIIEGKETELDRSLIEEISDPLIHILRNSVDHGLELPEERAALGKPRKGTIVLRASHQGNMIVITISDDGRGIDTGKVKETAVRKGFVTAEEAGRMTDKELVMLIFRSGISTARKVTDLSGRGVGMDIVKAHIEKLNGVIDIETVPGQGSVFTIKLPLTLAIIRSLLVKLGASTFAVPLINVIEIFRMAAADIVTIQGQEVCTFRDQVLPLLRLHPLLQIEEGEGESQADGRLFAVIVGYADKRVCLVVDQTIGNQEIVIKSLGSYIGNVPYIAGSTILGDGQVAHILDIGSIVRESGSAGEAGRQEKSGTDGSQDPGSEKYITFKLDNLDFGIPIRQMKEIVPVPEIHPLVSAPEHVLGMINLRGLLFPVYDIRPKLEMGCGEQTDASRILICEVSGQEAGIWVDRVSAVQLLAWEHMDEAPEHILRNAGVLDAVYKDNHQFIHLLNLEHLLDLDACRTTGPGLHDPAPV
- a CDS encoding MATE family efflux transporter, encoding MDAENLHYFEKAPIGKAVAHFAVPMMLGTSMSVIYSILNAYFLGTLHNTAMLTALALTLPLFAVIMALGNLIGIGSGTFISRLLGETKYDEVKHVSSFAFYSSLMLGLLVIAAGLPLLSPIVHGLGATPDSYGFTKDYVMVMLIGSPFVVLFFTLENIVRSEGSAMTSMVGMILSVVVNILLDALVIFVLHWGVIGVAAATVVSNIVASGYYAFHIKYKSKFLTFSPRWFKMSKTILSNVFKIGVPVFIMSVFLGAMSLVLNHFLVEYGDPAVAAYGISSRLLQFPEFILMGLCEGVVPLIAFSYTADRIRMKQTVSFTVKSIAVLAAIFGIAVYLISDHLIGLFTNDPQLIEMGSYILHVTFLSLFITGLTTLFTGIFQATGQGTPALVMSIIQGITLIPVLFIANKTHGFHGVVWSLVIADAAAFLVGAAMLYALRNKLQPELESLVH
- a CDS encoding TetR/AcrR family transcriptional regulator C-terminal domain-containing protein, with the protein product MKKQPQISEERILAASWELLGEEGLEKFSLRRLADRLQIQAPSLYWYFKSKQALYQRLAGDVSRVILEEFRQEGGWKEQLTELAATVRNVLGRYPCSTQLMMMTLPHEPEIIRFTNRMLLCVESTPLDQAEKMQVVTTLVNYVYFFVLDDYQHERNIATMLKEGTGLPGDEMLHLMDTMHEQDVGLFRRMYTTGLFKLMGSDTAFEFGLKVILLGIEQVIKEHEQQ
- a CDS encoding fused MFS/spermidine synthase; translation: MQSSSQPSRSPQDIEVYETTELYGENGRFRVLQFSGEAVQGVLDLNHPRRVVFEYLRAMIHLMEAGNPYFEDVFLIGHGIGTLASYYSDKRFRVAEINPRVVELSRTRFGYAGDNVLLGDGRSLLAAEPDRSYDYVLLDAFTAAGTPPQFTSLEFFGLTRAKLNTHGTLIMNLMGRSGQDRLISAIHTTLREIYPYTRTFALPAEGTADLRNIVMAASTRPIPCQSRHMAGFSEITPGLGHVIRDR